Within Thermoplasmata archaeon, the genomic segment TTGAGCCTTCTCACAATCTTCCCGTTCCCGTTCGTCGATTCAACTATGCCGAAATCCCTGTTGCTGAGATGAGCATACGAATCGTATCTGTTGCGATTCCTGTACCTCGGCCAGGTCATGGGCAGCGGATCTTCGGCGGACATGACGCCTTTGGCAACGGCCCTCCTCTTTTTGATAGCGGCATTGTCCATGCATTTCCTGCATGCCTGGTGCACCCTCCTCGATACATCGTTATGCGTCATGCTGTGCATGACGCGAAAACATGAGCATCTCCTTCTCAATATAGTGCATAGATTGTTCATCTCGAACTCGGAGAGCAACCTGCTCTCCTTAGCATAGGTCAGTTTGTTAGCCGTGATCAGGAAATTGAAGACGTACCTGTTGTAATCGATCGTATCGTCTATCACCTTCCTCTGAGAGGAATTGGGCTCGATCCTCATCTTCACGACTTTATAGCACATCGTCGGATGAGTCCTCTCATCATAATATAATGGTATCCCCGCGCCGTTGGTTTTAGCCTTTACTAACAGAATCACCGCAGTTAATTCGGAGTTCGGAGAATGTATGTATTTCAAGAAGACAGGGAATCGATTGCGGCAACTCTGAAAGGACGGTTTTCGGGAATCTGCTTCATTGGACAGTTCTGACCGATATGAAAGGATGGAGGACGATCATTCGTGTGATTCACGCTGAAAACCGCCGAAAATGGACATCCTTCATGAATATCAAGTGTGATCAGAATCCTTTTTACACTTTGAACGAGGATAAAGACCTGACAAATCGGCAACTGTCCAATGACCTCATTTTTTCGAATTCTTCGGAAATGCCGGAAACGACCGCCGTACAGTCATTCCGGATAGTTAGATTTGATGAGCATATTTTGAGGGCAGATCCGGCTGATCCATCAAAAAGCGGCTAAAGAGGCAAAGTCAACTGTCCAGGTCAAGATCAAAAAAGACGGAAAACTGCTGTATCTGCCAATCTATATGGCCATATGCCTTTGACACCGTGTTATTGCGTCAAGTGGGGGCAATCATCTCTTCTGGATCGCAAGCATCTGAGGATGCCTGTTCACGACCGAAGCCAGGTCTATCGCCCTTATCTGGGCGTGATGCATCCCGGAACCGTTGTCTGTGGAATCATCCTCGGCCTTCATCATCGCTATGACGGATTCGCAGACTTCCTTCATGCTCTTGGACCCATCCATCAGATCCTTCATCATGGCCACGGCGTCTGCTGCGGCATCGGCCTGCGAGATATCAAAGAAAGCAGCTGTGGGGACATGCACCTTGAACTCACCGATCTCGATCGTACGGATCTCCTGTGCATTCACATTCACATCCCTGTGGCCCTTCTGATACACGATACCTTTGGAAACCGGATGCCTTACGGCCGGTCTCGAGAATTGGGCATCTAATGCCTTCCTCTGCATTTCTGTCCTTGAAAGCCTGTGGTCTTTCATGACAAGGACCGTGTCCGCGGACCTTATCGCAGATTCGTCGCCGGAGATCATGATCATCGAGACCCCAGCCTCACCCATGGAATGTCCTATGTCGGAAAGCGGTGTGATCTTCTCATCGTCGGCCAGGAATCCCTTCCTCAACACACATGGGTTGGAGAACTCCTCGTCGACCAATATCAATTCTGAGCCCATCTCTACTGCTTCCGATACCGACAGAAGCTCGGACATGGGAGAGGAAACGAACTCCCTCTTCGCCGAGGCCGTATCATCGAACTCGGATGTCTCCTTCACGAAAGCGGAGATGTCCACCGAATCCGCAGGACGGTTGGGTTCTGATATGATGAATGCGGCATCAGGGGATGTGATGACATACTCCCTTCCGTCACCGGGAATATGATCGTACACTCCGGCATAGACCGCATCCATGAGAGTGGATTTCCCGCTCCTGCTGTTACCGGAAATCACCGTGAAACCCCTCGGTATCCCTACTCCTGCAATAGGCTCACCGTAAGGGACATCAAAGATGACTCTAAGGTCATCGGAGCATGAGAACGGGACGGCATCTATCATAGGTGCCAAATCGTCATCTCTTCTGGGAAGGACAGCCCCGTCCGCTATGAATGCGACCAATCCTTTGGATTTGAGATTCTCCCTGATGAACTCCGCATTCTCATAGGTCTGAAGATGGTTGTAGACCTTCGACTGCTTGTAAGCTGAGAAGTACATGGATTCGGAGACTATCCTGTCGATCCTCTCCAGAAGGATGTTCATCGCCATAGCGCTGACCTTGTTCCCGTCCGCGGGAAGATCCACTGTGAAGCGTGCCTCCACGAAGTATTGGGTGATCGCTATGCTCCCTCTCTCCAGGATCTCCTGTCCCGGACGTGGTATGTACACCTCTCCTCCGGAGGTCTTCGGTATGGGCGACCTCGCATGGGTGCGAGCGGCCTCCCTGAAACGCCTGGCGATGAGGTCCCTTAGAGCGATCTCCCTCTTCTTGGTATCATACATGTCTGCCGGGAATCCGGCCTTCTTATGAGGCACCCTGACGCGCATGGCAGTGTGTCCTGCCCTGTCGTTCTGGATGTCGTCGAAAATGATCTCATAGTTCTCCAGCAAGAAGTTGTTCTGGAGTCCCTTGTATTTCTGGAAGGGTTTGCCGTCGGCATTCTTCAGGGTCTTTTGGAGTATCTCCTCGGAAGCCATGGGCGCAACCCCCTTCAGCGGAATTTGCTGTACCTGTCGAGGAGCCTGCAGATCTTGTCATACTCGTCCTTTGTGAGGTCTCCCTCGTCGAGATATGTCTTTGCGAACTCCTTCGCGGTCTTGGTGGAGATACGTGAAGCCTTTGCGATAACCGAGGCTAAGAACGATGATGCCTTTGCGGGGTCCATCCTCGATACGGACAGGATCTCGTTCATGTCATACTTGAACGGGGCCAATTTATGGGTGTTCAGCATCGACTGCTTCTTCGTGGACTCCTTGGTCCTCACAGGCTTGTTCTTCTTCGCTCCAGATTTCTCGCCGGAATATGAGTTGGCCTGCGAAACTACCTTCTGAGGGACCGTTTTCGCAACGATCACTTTAGGATTGGCAGGCTTAGGTGCTGCTGGCTTGGGCGCAGCTGGTTTCGGTGCAGCTGGTTTCGGTGCCGGTTTAGGTGCGGCGGCCTTCTGAGGTGCAGGTTTCTGTTGTGCGGCCGGTTTCTGAGCGGGCTTCTGAACAGGCTTTGATTTCTTTGTTTCACCAGGCAAGCGTATTACTCCGTTGGGATTTCGAATACCATCATCCTATTAAAGTTATTATAAAGAAAGAGGTGAAAACAACCTGTATTTCGCGGTTTCTCACTGCATCCGGGATCAGAAGTGCGGGGGATGGGATTCGAACCCATGAACCACTAAGGACGGGATCTTAAGTCCCGCGCCTTTGGCCAACTCGGCTACCCCCGCTTGATGAAGTCTATAGCCTTCCCGTTTTTAATGTAATCGGGCACGAAACGGATGCCTCATCAGATTCTGAAAACAACATGAAGAGGTTTAACCTCCCGGTCGCCCGGGAGGGTTTTGATCATCTAGACCTGATGTAGAGGACTATCGCCACTACAGCGATAACCGCGACCACTACGACCACGATTATCCATAGATCGATTCCGGACGAAGGGGAATCCTCGGTGTAGAGGAGACCGTCGCCCAATCCTTCCCAGATCCTACCAGAGAGGTTCTTGGCGGTCGGCTCGACCTCCTTGTCTCCCACAAAGAAGCTCAGTCCTTCGAATGCACCGTCTCCGACAGTCTTTACCGACGGGAAGTTGATGTATTCGATCGCGGTGCATCCGGCAAATGCTTCCCTACCTATGGTCTTCAGGTCCTTTGGCAGAACCAAGTCAACCAATGAGATGCATCTGTAGAATGCGTAGTCGCCTATCTCCTCGATGCTGTCCGGGAACTGCATCTCAGTCACGGAACCGCAGTACACGAATGCGCATGAACCGATGTTGGTGATTCCTCCGTCGATTCCGATCTTCGAAATCTCGTACTCGGCCCAAGGTGCGGGGTTGTCGAAACTGTAGTCGTCCATCTTCGCCGTGGTGCTGTTGATGACCTTCACGATATCCAATGCACCGTCCGAATAGTACATCCACCTGACTCCGTTTCCGCAGTCTCCCTCATCCACGAGAGGCGACCTCTCCTGGTCCCTGACCATCTTCTTAACATCTCCGGAATAGGAGTGTCCGGGAAGGTTCGCATAACTCAGAGCGGTGGTACCGTCGGTATCATAGAACTGCGTCTCTCCGAATGCGGAGGTTCCGATGGTCTTAACGCTGGCCGGGATCTTCACAGACTTGATCCCTTCCCAGAGCTCGAATGCGCTCGGACTTATGGTCGTCACCGTCATGGGAATGGAAAGTTTACTGACGAATGCGCATTTGTAGAACGCATGGTCGCCGATGGTCTTCAGTCCCGAAGGCAATATCAGATTGAGCGTCCACAAGCACTCTGCGAAGGCATACTGCGGAATCTCGGTTATTCCAACGTTGATGGCGATCGTTGAAAGGTTCGTACAGCCGTAGAACGAGTACTCTCCTATCGATTTCACCGAATCGGGGAGCTGCAGGCTCTCAAGGTCCCCGCACTTGTAGAATGCCTTGTTACCAATGGTCTTCAGGTTAGAGGAGAGGGCGAGGGTCTTTGCGTGCATGCATCCGCTGAATGCCTCGTCAGCGATAGTGACGACACTGTCCGGAAGCAGTATGGCTTCCAGGTTCTGACAGTCTTGGAATGCGGCCTTACCTATGGTCTTGACCCCTGCAGGGATGTTGACGGTCTTCAGAGCGTTACAGCTGCTGAATGCCTTCTCAGGAAGGGATTGTAAGGAAGAGGACAGCTTCGCAGTGACCAGATACTTGCAGTTGCAGAATGCACTTTCGCCGATGGTCTTGACGGTATCGGGGATAGTGATCTCCGTTATGTCGATACCGGAGAAAGCGCTCGGACCTATGGTCTCCAGACCGCTGTTGAGCTTCACGGCCGTAAGGTCCCAATTGCTCTTGAAGGCACCTTCCCCTATGGTCTTGACCGAACCGGGTATCTCTATACTTTCCAGGTCGCCCATGGCGAACGCTTCGGCACCGATGGTCTCCAATCCGGATGGCAATGTGATTGAATTCAGGTCCATACAGTCCTTGAACGCCCTGTCGCCGATCGACTTCAGCGAAGAGGGAAGAACGACCTGGCTGAGATCCATGCACATGTTGAATGCGTCCGCTCCCACGGTCGTCACACCTTCGGATATGACCACTTTTACGAGTCCACAGCTGTCGAACGGTTCATTACCCCATTTCTTGAGACTGCCCGGGATCGTTATCTCTTCCAGATTCCTGCAACCGGAGAACGCTTTGTCCCCCAGTGTCTCCAGGGTCGAAGGCAGGGAGACGTCGCTGAGCTTCATGCACCAATCGAATGCATTAGCGCCTATGGACGTCACTCCCTTGGGGATTTCGATCTCTGACAATTGGACACAGTATGCGAATGCCTTGTCCCCGATGGTCTTCACGGTCGAAGGTATCGACACGTACGTCAGGGTGGCGGCGCCGTTAAGCGCATAGTTCCCTATGCTGGTGACGCCTTCGTTGATCAACACTGTGTTAACCTGGAAACCCTGCTGATACCAGGGAGTCTTCTTCTCTTTGGTATCGTAGTCCCACATGGCACCGTTGCCGCTTCCGGTCTTGGAGATTACCAGATTGCCTGCGTCATCATAGGTCCACGTCACACCGTTTCCGCATTCTCCCTCGGCTATGATTATGCTCCTCTCGCTGACCCTCACCAGCTTCTCGTTCCCGCCCTTGTATTCGTATCCGGGAAGCTCCTTGTAGGAAAGAAGGGTGGTACCGTCCTTGTCGTAGAATGCGACACTGTCGAACGCACTCTCGCCTATATCCTTCACGGTCGACGGTATGTAGACCATCTCAAGGCCGTTGGACATGTAGAACATCGCCTCCGCTATCATCGTGCATCCCGGCATGAAGAGGGCATATTGCAGATCGGGGCAGTCCGCATAGGCGCATGGCCCTATCTCCTTGACCTTAGACGGGATCAATGCGGTGATGAGACTCTGACAGTCGGCGAATGCCTGTTCGCCAATGACTTCCAGATCTGCTGGGAGTTCTACATACGGAAGCGAATGACATCCGTAGAACGCATCCTCCCCGATCGAAGTGAGCGTTCTCGGAAGGTTTACCACCTCCAGTTTCACGCATTTGAGGAACGTTCCGTATTCGATGGCTTTCACCGATGTAGGCACCTCAATCTCTTCGAGAGAACCGCACAGGGCAAAGGCACCCTCACCGATGGCGGCGACCGAATCCGCAATAGTGATCTCCACCATCTTCGATTCGCGGAATGCATAGTTGCCTATCGTCTTGACTCCGTCGCCGACAACTGCCTTGGAATAATCCATTCCATACCATGGCGGTTTGTTGTCCTTGTTGAAATCCGTCATCTCTCCGGTACCTTCACCTGTCTTTGAAATCTTTAGCGTGTCACCGCTAATTTCCCATGTCAAACCGCTGCCGCAGCTGCCGCCTTCCGCTTCCACCTGTACTCCGTCATCGACGAGGAGAACCATGGCGGATGCCATGACAAGCAATGCGATTACTGCGAACGGCATTATCATAGAACGGTCCGATCCATTGCCGGACGTTCCTTTGTTCAGTCTATTGTCACTCATCATATCCTTCCCTTTCAGAAGATTGCTGGATGTCTGACGACTGACATTCTAAAAAGTGTTACATTGGACTGGACGACAGATGGTTGATATCAGAGGATGAACGGTATATCGGTATCTTCCGTTATCTTTATTGATCGAGGTTATGTTCAACACCCTAAGAAGTTGAATCGGGCTGTAGATGGCCCGAATGTCACTTTGTTTGCTTGTCTTGTCTGTCCTTCTCATAAATCGAGATGGCTACGATGACTATACCTGCGACCATTATGGCCAGCCAGCTGTACTTGAAAGAATCCAGATATCCCCAAATGAGCATCACCAGGACGCCGATCATAGCAACGACAGGAATCATCTTCCTCATGTCCAAATCACATCACCTATCAATTGATTCTAAGGTAGTGAGATAAAGGTTTATTCCGACACAAAGACGGACGGTATCTTCATGAAGACGGGCGGTATCATTCCTTGCCGGAATTCCTTCTTTCCAAGGCCTCGTTGATCTTCTGAATCTGGATACGGTACGACATGTAGACCGAGAACCATATCATCACATACGCACAGATCCCCATCGCCAGGACGACAATGTTGCCCTCCATTACACGTCCGGTCCACCACAGGAAGTTGGAGATCGGAATCAGGGCCAGGAATGCGATCAGCATGTGAATGCAGGTAGCCGCAAGTATGCCGTATTCATCCTTGTAGTACACAATCGTGGCTCCGAAGCATATGCACCCCAATACCCCTGAGAGCAATGTCTGTATGATCACTGCGGGAACGTATCCGAACTCGTCGATGAGCTCAGGTGCTGCCAACGATATGCCTTCGGATGCGGTGAAAGCAACCACCAGAATATCGCCGATGAGCATCCCCAGAATGAACCCTAAGGCCGCCAGCCTGATCAGATCCTTGCTGACGTTCACATCAGCACCTCCTTCACCTTCGAGATGTATCTCCTGGAAACGCGTGTCTGGATGTCTCCCTGGAGATGTACCTTGATGGTCCCTGCCAGATTCAGATCCAATCTGATGATCTTGTCCGTGTTGACTATCTCCGAATTAGAGATCCTTACGAACTGCCTGGGAAGGTTCTCCTCCAGCTGATAGAGCGTGCTCTTGATCAGATACGAGTCATCCAGAGTATCGGCATACACCCTCTTGTCCTTGGAATAGATGCGTATGATGGAATCCTTGTTCAGCTTGGTGACGACCCCTTCGGAATAACCGGAGAGCGGCGAGGGCGCATAGCTCTTTATGGCCTCTATCAGCTCGTCTACATCTTTAGAGCGGGAGGGGGCGTGCACGATGACACTGATGTCATCGGCGTCCTTGTCCTGTATGAAGTCGACACGCATGGGGATATGATGCAATGAACTGTTAAGCCTAAAAAGGTTTAGAATCATGAAACAACCCCCTCCATGGTAGAGACGATATATCCGTAACCCGATGTCTTCCCGATGTCCTACAGGATCCCCAAAGACGATGATATCGCAAAAGCGATAGAGAACTGTCTGAGCCGTTCTCCCAGAGTCCGTTCCCAGAACGTCCTGAACGAGCTGGTCCTTACGGAGCTGATGTGCGTCGACGAGACATTCCGCGTCAGCGGGGAGAGGATACGCAAGGTGGGGATCGAGAGAGGCCTTTTCGATCTCGAGATAAGATATGCCCACAAGAACGGTTCCGTCCCGTATCAGGTCTGCCCGGTATGCAGAGGGAAGCTGGAATCCGTAAAGAACAGGACATTGGATTGGAAGACGGTGGAGATCTCCAGGGACTGCAAGAAATGCGGATACTCAGCGAAGAGCGATGCATCCAGGCCCGCAAGGTACATCATCACCAGGAAGGATTGAGATGGACCGTGCAGATAAACTCCTAAAGGCGGAACAGCTGCTCAACGAGGCCGCCGACCTCATGGACGAGGCTCTGAAGATGTCCGGAATGGAATCCCGTTCCGGGAACGACTCGGAGACCATCAGGAGGATAGCTTCCGACAGAGATTATGCGGGAAGCCTCCACAACATCGCCATGGACATCAGATATCAATCCGAGGAACAGCCCGTTTGGACGCGGCCTCTGACCTCGCCGAAGAATCAGTTCGAACTCTCCGGGAAGAAGAACTGATCCTGATCATCTTCCTCATCGACTTCCATCATCTGTTCGAAATCGCTGACCAGCATCAGCTTGACGAAGTATCCTTCCCTGCCGTACAGATAGACGAACCTTCCGATGTCCTCATCCGCATACTGCACGGAACGTATCTCGAAACCTGAACCGTATGAAAGCGCAGTGTCTTCGCGGTTCAACGACACACGGATGAAATCCTCGCCCCTCCATATCCTGCTGGTGCATTGGAACGTCTTCTTGCCGTCCACTATCTCCGACCTTCCCTCGGATGCCACAGGACCGTCCTCATAATTCGTCCAGGTCGTTCTGGTCTGGCCCAGCATCTCCGAGAGCGACGATTCAGTTATGTAGATCGTGGAACGGGATATCGCCACAGCCTCCAGAGCACCGACACCTGTCCTCATCAGTACGTTTATAGAATCCTCCCTCACCGCCGGCTGCTGAAGAAAATAGATGAATACGCAGCAGAACACAATGGCCGCGATGTCCTCTAGACATCCGTCGAACACATTGTCCCATGATTTCGTCATATACAGAACGAACAGGATGTTGGCGGCACAGTTCACGATGTGCACGATGACCAGGACCATGATCCTCCAGGCGTTGTGACGGTTACCAACGTAATACGAGATGGAACTCAGTATCAGTATGAAGCAGTACGCGGCTACCGGGATCGTGTAGGTCAGCGGACGATCGTTGATGGTATACAGCATCCTCACGAAGATGCACAGCGCCAGAGATATGCTCGTTACGAGTACGGCATTGCTGGCCGGCTTGTTGGAAAGGAGGATCACTAGAGCACCGGACACAATGAGGATCGGATAGGCGTTGAAGTCGATATGGCCCCCCATATCCATGATCATCTTGGTCAGGGTCACCAGACCTACGACGATCATCACCACTCCGAGAGCGACCATGACTGCCCTGGAATAGAGATTCAGGCCCTTGTTGGCCTGATGAACCTTCCAAGTTTCAGAAACCTTCATGTCAATCCCTCACCCATATCGTGGCGTTGGTGCCGTCCTTTCCCACCAGGGTCAGCTTCCTGTCCGTCAGCCTGATGCCGTCCACTGCGAACCTGTTCGCGAACAGTATGCTCCCGGGGGAATCATGGACCGTGAAGAACAGCCTGTCGTCCCCGTACCATTTCTGCACGATGACGTAAGTGACCGTGCTGAATCCCTCGATGACGAAACGCATCTCCGCTTCCACAGGCTCCCCGGTACCAGGTTTCCATAGGGGAGAGCTGCGGTCCACCAAAGCCCTCGCGACCTCATGCGTAACGGCCGAACCGCGGTCATATTGGTATTCGTTGCGGAACGCCTCCAATGACCTGGAGTACCTAGCGTTCCTGGTGGAGTTCCTTATCAGATCCACGTCCATGAGTCCCGCTATGCACAGGTACATCCCGATGAGACATATCAGGTAAGCATAGTAGAGGCCCGCCTCACCTACCATAGGGGGAGCCGAGAAGAACTCCAGGACTATGAACTCGTATATGGCCATGAGTATCGAGGTCATCATCATCGAGTTGCGCCTGATGACCTTCCCGAACGTGAACGATATGCCTGTCACCATCAGATTGATGGCCAGACCCATGAAGTACAGGTCGAATAGGACGGTGTATGTGTTGTTGTCCCAAGAGAAACCCATGAGTTTGACATAGAATCTCTGGATGGCGAGCATCAGAGCGAACAGCCCTACCAATCTGAAGACGTCGATCTTCTTCGTGAAGATGGTCAGCACCGACATGATGGTTGTGATGGCGAAGGCCACAATGATGAGGTCTCCGCCGAACATATCTGAATCCAGCTGGAGGAAGATGCACGCGACCGAATAGACCAGCATGAACAGGGCCATGGCTATGACCAATACCTTCGTGGTATGGACGCTGAGCTTCCGAATGAACTCGGTCAGGCCGTAGGTATCAATCATGCTTTAAGAATTATAGAAAACATAGAAAAAAACTGCCATCGGTTCCACCAGGGCATAAGTTATATGATGAAAGATGCCAATCGGGTGTCGAAGGGTCTCCGATGAAGATTTGGGAATTCGCGAAGGTAAGTGGCTCGTCCATAAAGGTTGACAACTGGATATCCGATACGATCGGTATCGTAGACGGAGGTTGCGTGTACAGCACCCTCTTCAAGCATCCTGCTCATGGACCCAAGGATTACGAGATCATGCTCTCGATGTTCCCCCAGGAGAACTACCGTACCCTCACGCACATCACGATGTACATGGACGACGTTCCCGGATCCAGTGCGCAGGCCGCCCATTTCCTCGCCGAGAAGGAGATCAACATCCTGAACTCCGTCTCGCTGAACGGCATTTCCGACACGGTCATCGTGTGGAAGCTCATGGCGGATATGAACTTCGCCGGAGAAGGGGAGCTCATACTCGAGCAGTTCAGGGCATTGAAGGCGGCGAACGACCCCTCTGTATCGAAGATCAAGAGGATCGAGCTGAAACCCGCGGACATCGGAAGGCTATTCAAGGGTAAGGTGGATGAGACCGGAAAGGAAGAGGTCAGGCGCGGATATCCCATCACCATCGAGAACGGATGCTTCGACATCGGAAAGGTATACGGAGACCTCCTGCCCAACATCGACGGGAAGAATGTGCTGATCACCATGGATGCGGACTCATGGATCTGCTCCATTACACTTTTCAAAGAGGAGACCAAGCTCGTGAAGGTCGGTCTCGAGATCCCCGACTGCCCCGGAAGCATCACGGACTCCCTCGGAGTGCTAGCCGACTGGAACGTCAATCTCATATCAGTGTTCAGCAAGGTCAAGATCTGCTACGAGACCATGAGTCTCGAACTTGTGATGGACGTCGGCAAGAGCAACAAGACGATCCCGGAGATCAAGGAGCTCCTGCCGAAGGAGCTGGAAAAGCTCAACGGCATTTTCACTCTCAAAGAGTTCACAGAACTCGCGTGATACGATGCGTCTCCCCAAGACCTCCCGTACCTATGCGGCGGAGATCGAAGAACTCATAGTCGGCAGGGGAGACTATGTCATTGGCGGTGCGAGAAGCCCCGCCTTCCTGGACCTGGACAATGCGAGGCACAGAAGGCCGGTCATCTACGGAGAGGTGCTAGATACACTGGAAGGCTACCCGAAATCCGCAGCATCCATGTTCTCGGGACGCCAGACCAATCCCGAGGAATGGGCGGTCATGTGGAAGGAACTGGGTGCCGACGGCGTCTGCCTCAGATTAGGGAACAATGGAACGCCCGAGATGGTTAAGAGGATCTTGGACAGGACAAGGCTCCCCGTCATGATTTGCGGGGACTCCAAACTTCTGAGGGAAGCAGCCACACTGGTGGACGATTCGGTGATGATAATAGGATGCAGGGACAGAGAACAGAGCCTCGAACTGGCTGACTGCCCTAACCGCCACATCATAGTCGCCAAATGCGACGGCACATCGCCCCAGGAGCTATGCAGGGAGATGGCCTCCAAAGGCGCTGAGAGGATCATAGTGGACCTCGGCATTGGTATCATGGGGCCTGCCCTGAAGCGTCTTCGCGACAGGATAAACGCCTACAGATTGGATGGACTGAGCGGCCAGAAGGATTCGAACCGCAACATAATCTGCGATGTCACCTCCTCCTGGGATGTCCACGGCGAGGATGTGACTGCGAGGATGGCATCGATGCACGAGGCAACGGTCGCCCTGGCGGTGATGATGTCCGGAGCCGACATGGTGGTCATGAAAGGTCCTGGAGCGGCAGACATGGCCCGCGTATACGGAGAGGAGTTGGCAGATCTATGATGGCCCTCACTATCTCCGACATGACCGATGCCAACACGGCATGCAAGAGGATCGCAGAGCTCACTAAAAGGAACAGATCATCCAGGATCCCGGATGCGATCTGCATACGCAACGACAGCTTCGCTTCAGAACCGTTCTCATCGCTCGTCCAGCTGGTGGGTGAATTGTGGGATGGGAACATAATCATCGAATCGGACTATCCTGCGAACATTTCGAAGGCCTTGGTCCACGTCATGGACAGAAGGCCCATCGTAATCGGGGCCAATCAGGCGAATCTTGAGCAATTCGCGCTCATATCGAAGACCTTCAGTTGTCCTCTCTGCCTCAGCAGCGATAGTCTGGAAGGTCTTCTTGAACTGGCAGAACAAGCAGAGAAAATGGGGCTGGAGGACCTCATACTCGATCCCGTCCTGAGGAACATGAAGCAGTGCCTGGAGGTCTGCACAGACCTTAAGAGGTTGCAGGAGAAAGCC encodes:
- a CDS encoding LytTR family transcriptional regulator; its protein translation is MILNLFRLNSSLHHIPMRVDFIQDKDADDISVIVHAPSRSKDVDELIEAIKSYAPSPLSGYSEGVVTKLNKDSIIRIYSKDKRVYADTLDDSYLIKSTLYQLEENLPRQFVRISNSEIVNTDKIIRLDLNLAGTIKVHLQGDIQTRVSRRYISKVKEVLM
- a CDS encoding DUF3021 domain-containing protein; its protein translation is MNVSKDLIRLAALGFILGMLIGDILVVAFTASEGISLAAPELIDEFGYVPAVIIQTLLSGVLGCICFGATIVYYKDEYGILAATCIHMLIAFLALIPISNFLWWTGRVMEGNIVVLAMGICAYVMIWFSVYMSYRIQIQKINEALERRNSGKE
- a CDS encoding ACT domain protein — its product is MKIWEFAKVSGSSIKVDNWISDTIGIVDGGCVYSTLFKHPAHGPKDYEIMLSMFPQENYRTLTHITMYMDDVPGSSAQAAHFLAEKEINILNSVSLNGISDTVIVWKLMADMNFAGEGELILEQFRALKAANDPSVSKIKRIELKPADIGRLFKGKVDETGKEEVRRGYPITIENGCFDIGKVYGDLLPNIDGKNVLITMDADSWICSITLFKEETKLVKVGLEIPDCPGSITDSLGVLADWNVNLISVFSKVKICYETMSLELVMDVGKSNKTIPEIKELLPKELEKLNGIFTLKEFTELA
- a CDS encoding leucine-rich repeat domain-containing protein, whose product is MMSDNRLNKGTSGNGSDRSMIMPFAVIALLVMASAMVLLVDDGVQVEAEGGSCGSGLTWEISGDTLKISKTGEGTGEMTDFNKDNKPPWYGMDYSKAVVGDGVKTIGNYAFRESKMVEITIADSVAAIGEGAFALCGSLEEIEVPTSVKAIEYGTFLKCVKLEVVNLPRTLTSIGEDAFYGCHSLPYVELPADLEVIGEQAFADCQSLITALIPSKVKEIGPCAYADCPDLQYALFMPGCTMIAEAMFYMSNGLEMVYIPSTVKDIGESAFDSVAFYDKDGTTLLSYKELPGYEYKGGNEKLVRVSERSIIIAEGECGNGVTWTYDDAGNLVISKTGSGNGAMWDYDTKEKKTPWYQQGFQVNTVLINEGVTSIGNYALNGAATLTYVSIPSTVKTIGDKAFAYCVQLSEIEIPKGVTSIGANAFDWCMKLSDVSLPSTLETLGDKAFSGCRNLEEITIPGSLKKWGNEPFDSCGLVKVVISEGVTTVGADAFNMCMDLSQVVLPSSLKSIGDRAFKDCMDLNSITLPSGLETIGAEAFAMGDLESIEIPGSVKTIGEGAFKSNWDLTAVKLNSGLETIGPSAFSGIDITEITIPDTVKTIGESAFCNCKYLVTAKLSSSLQSLPEKAFSSCNALKTVNIPAGVKTIGKAAFQDCQNLEAILLPDSVVTIADEAFSGCMHAKTLALSSNLKTIGNKAFYKCGDLESLQLPDSVKSIGEYSFYGCTNLSTIAINVGITEIPQYAFAECLWTLNLILPSGLKTIGDHAFYKCAFVSKLSIPMTVTTISPSAFELWEGIKSVKIPASVKTIGTSAFGETQFYDTDGTTALSYANLPGHSYSGDVKKMVRDQERSPLVDEGDCGNGVRWMYYSDGALDIVKVINSTTAKMDDYSFDNPAPWAEYEISKIGIDGGITNIGSCAFVYCGSVTEMQFPDSIEEIGDYAFYRCISLVDLVLPKDLKTIGREAFAGCTAIEYINFPSVKTVGDGAFEGLSFFVGDKEVEPTAKNLSGRIWEGLGDGLLYTEDSPSSGIDLWIIVVVVVAVIAVVAIVLYIRSR